A region of Pseudarthrobacter sp. NIBRBAC000502770 DNA encodes the following proteins:
- a CDS encoding ABC transporter ATP-binding protein has protein sequence MLWKLLVEYLRPHRPLLAAVVVFQLAQSIASLYLPTLNADIIDQGVARGDTGYILSTGSFMLLITLAQIVCAVIAVYFGAKAAMGLGRDLRGAIFERVGEFSEQEVTKFGAPSLITRSTNDVQQVQQLVLMSATLMVAAPMLSIGGVIMAIRQDAQLSWLIAVCVPVLLIAVGLIVTRMVPLFRKMQARIDTVNRVLREQLTGIRVVRAFVREDMETERFAGANADVTDVALRAGRLMALMFPVVMLVLNVSSVAVIWFGAFRIEDGSMQVGTLIAFLSYLMQILMSVMMATFMAVMIPRASVSADRIGEVLGTNSSVLPPEQPATSAVRRGELEMRDVGFAYPGADQPVLSGISFTARAGQTTAIIGSTGSGKTTLVNLMPRLFDATSGAVLMDGVDVRDLDPDLLWGHIGLVPQKPYLFSGTVRSNLLYGNPDATEDELWSALEIAQARDFVEQMDETLDAPISQGGTNVSGGQRQRLAIARALVKRPELYIFDDSFSSLDTGTDARLRQALKRNIAGATMVIIAQRVSSIVDADQILVLDDGRIVAQGTHQELLETSDTYREIVSSQLAAEETV, from the coding sequence ATGCTCTGGAAGTTGCTCGTCGAATACCTGCGGCCGCACCGGCCGCTGCTGGCCGCCGTCGTGGTTTTCCAGCTGGCGCAGTCCATCGCGTCGCTGTACCTGCCCACGCTGAACGCAGACATCATTGACCAGGGCGTGGCCCGGGGCGATACCGGCTACATCCTGTCCACCGGCAGCTTCATGCTGCTCATCACGCTGGCTCAGATCGTGTGTGCCGTCATCGCCGTGTACTTCGGCGCCAAGGCGGCGATGGGCCTGGGCCGGGACCTGCGCGGCGCCATCTTCGAACGGGTGGGTGAGTTCTCCGAACAGGAAGTCACCAAGTTCGGTGCGCCCAGCCTCATCACCCGCTCCACCAACGATGTCCAGCAGGTGCAGCAGCTGGTGCTGATGTCCGCCACGCTCATGGTGGCCGCGCCCATGCTCAGCATTGGCGGGGTGATCATGGCCATCCGGCAGGACGCCCAATTGTCCTGGCTGATTGCCGTCTGCGTCCCGGTGCTGCTGATCGCCGTCGGACTGATCGTCACCCGGATGGTGCCGCTGTTCCGCAAGATGCAGGCACGGATCGACACCGTGAACCGGGTGCTCCGCGAGCAGCTCACCGGCATCCGGGTGGTGCGGGCGTTCGTGCGCGAGGACATGGAAACCGAACGGTTCGCCGGTGCCAACGCGGACGTCACCGATGTTGCGCTCCGTGCCGGACGGCTGATGGCCCTGATGTTCCCCGTGGTGATGCTGGTCCTGAACGTCTCCAGCGTGGCGGTGATCTGGTTCGGTGCGTTCCGGATCGAGGACGGGTCCATGCAGGTGGGCACCCTGATCGCGTTCCTGAGCTACCTGATGCAGATCCTGATGTCCGTCATGATGGCCACGTTCATGGCGGTGATGATTCCGCGTGCGTCGGTGTCCGCGGACCGGATCGGCGAGGTGCTGGGCACCAATTCCAGCGTCCTGCCGCCGGAGCAGCCGGCCACCAGCGCGGTTCGGCGCGGTGAGCTGGAAATGCGCGACGTCGGGTTCGCCTACCCGGGTGCCGACCAGCCTGTCCTTTCCGGGATCAGCTTCACGGCGCGTGCGGGGCAGACCACGGCGATCATCGGCAGCACCGGCTCGGGCAAGACAACCCTGGTGAACCTGATGCCGCGGCTGTTCGACGCCACCTCCGGGGCGGTGCTGATGGACGGCGTGGACGTCAGGGACCTGGACCCGGACCTGTTGTGGGGGCACATCGGGCTGGTGCCGCAGAAGCCCTACCTCTTTTCCGGCACGGTGCGCAGCAACCTGCTGTACGGCAACCCGGACGCCACCGAGGACGAGCTCTGGAGCGCGCTGGAGATCGCCCAGGCGCGGGATTTCGTGGAGCAGATGGACGAAACGCTGGACGCGCCCATCTCGCAGGGCGGCACCAATGTCTCCGGCGGGCAGCGGCAGCGGTTGGCGATCGCCCGGGCACTGGTGAAGCGGCCCGAACTGTACATTTTCGACGATTCGTTCTCATCCCTTGATACCGGGACCGATGCCCGGCTGCGCCAGGCGCTGAAGCGCAACATTGCGGGGGCCACCATGGTGATCATCGCCCAGCGCGTGTCCAGCATTGTTGATGCGGACCAGATCCTGGTGCTCGACGACGGCAGGATCGTTGCGCAGGGCACGCACCAAGAGTTGCTGGAGACTTCGGATACGTACCGCGAGATCGTCTCGTCCCAGCTGGCAGCGGAGGAGACGGTATGA
- a CDS encoding MFS transporter, producing MLAGTRNPSQRTARFGAAFIGVLLIAVNLRVSFVSVGPVLVNISSDLGLSSAAAGFLTGLPLIAFAVFSPLAPGFAARLGLDRALWMSLLILGSGIVLRSLPVPGFIWAGTVLIGVAIAFLNVLVPSLVKRDFPLRVSQVTGSYTAAQAAFAAVGAAVVVPVAQTSPAGWRLALGVWVGLALIAMAVLLPWLRRNGTSAVHAEKQEPAHRSPWGSALGWQVTAFMGLQSIAFYVLMAWLPTIEQSRGIPATTAGVHLSAFLLISVFASLGAGAVLHRGPDQRLVSFTSGALVFVTFLGLALAPDLILLWVVLGALGCGSLIVIALSLFSLRTVNHPQAASLSGMAQSVGYGLAAVGPVAFGALRDASGDWTLPLLGTAGAMAVLALAGLFAGRDRVITESAGRPGIGQRAR from the coding sequence ATGCTTGCCGGCACACGGAACCCTTCCCAGCGCACTGCCAGGTTCGGAGCTGCCTTCATCGGCGTCCTGCTCATCGCAGTCAACCTTCGGGTGTCCTTTGTCAGCGTCGGACCGGTGCTGGTCAACATCAGCAGCGACTTGGGATTGTCCAGTGCCGCAGCGGGATTCCTCACCGGCCTCCCGCTCATCGCCTTCGCAGTCTTCTCACCCCTGGCCCCCGGATTTGCTGCCCGGCTGGGCCTGGACCGGGCACTGTGGATGTCCTTGCTGATCCTCGGATCGGGCATCGTGCTCCGCTCACTGCCGGTGCCCGGCTTCATCTGGGCCGGGACGGTACTGATCGGCGTGGCCATCGCGTTCCTCAATGTCCTGGTTCCCTCCCTCGTGAAGCGGGACTTCCCTTTGCGGGTCAGCCAGGTCACCGGCAGCTACACCGCTGCCCAGGCTGCGTTCGCAGCGGTGGGGGCCGCCGTCGTCGTTCCCGTGGCGCAGACCTCCCCGGCGGGGTGGCGGCTGGCCCTGGGGGTCTGGGTGGGGCTGGCCCTCATCGCCATGGCCGTGCTCCTGCCCTGGCTGCGCCGGAACGGGACAAGCGCCGTGCACGCCGAAAAGCAGGAACCGGCACACCGGTCGCCCTGGGGCTCAGCGCTGGGCTGGCAGGTGACTGCGTTCATGGGGCTGCAATCGATCGCCTTCTACGTCCTGATGGCGTGGCTGCCCACCATTGAGCAAAGCCGCGGGATCCCCGCCACCACAGCCGGCGTGCACCTGTCCGCCTTCCTGTTGATCAGCGTGTTCGCCAGCCTGGGGGCGGGCGCCGTCCTGCACCGGGGACCGGACCAGCGGCTGGTGTCCTTCACAAGCGGGGCGTTGGTGTTCGTGACCTTCCTGGGCCTGGCCCTGGCCCCGGACCTCATCCTGCTGTGGGTTGTCCTGGGTGCTTTGGGCTGCGGGAGCCTCATCGTCATTGCCCTGTCGCTGTTCAGCCTCCGGACCGTGAACCACCCGCAGGCAGCATCGCTGTCCGGCATGGCCCAGTCCGTGGGCTACGGCCTGGCCGCGGTGGGCCCGGTGGCCTTTGGTGCACTCCGGGATGCCAGCGGGGACTGGACCCTTCCGCTGCTCGGCACCGCCGGAGCCATGGCCGTCCTGGCGCTGGCGGGTCTGTTCGCCGGACGCGACCGCGTCATTACGGAATCAGCCGGTCGGCCCGGTATCGGTCAAAGAGCAAGGTAA
- a CDS encoding SDR family oxidoreductase — protein MTIGSGTAAGNGRTALVAGATGIAGSALVDTLAGEGWEVLALSRRPGPGRPGVRWLSADLTSAESLAAALAPENPSHVFFTAWSRRDTEEENIAVNAGMVRDLLGALRGKGVAHVALMTGLKHYLGPFEAYAAGEMPDTPFHEEEPRLPVRNFYYAQDDELWAAAGEQGFTWSVHRAHTVIGHAVGNAMNMGLTLAAQATLCRDSGEPFVFPGSKTQWDGLTDMTDAGLLAEHMLWASTTPAAANEPFNIVNGDVFRWRWMWPKLAAYFGVEWEGYQEAPRPLGQSMAGREDQWRRIAAENNLSEPDLGRVASWWHTDGDLGRGIEVVTDMGKSRDAGFTGYRRTLDAFTLLFDRYRADRLIP, from the coding sequence ATGACCATCGGATCAGGAACAGCAGCGGGCAACGGACGGACCGCCCTGGTGGCAGGGGCCACCGGCATTGCAGGCTCCGCGCTCGTGGATACCTTGGCCGGCGAAGGCTGGGAAGTCCTTGCCTTGTCCCGCAGGCCCGGTCCCGGGCGGCCAGGCGTCAGATGGCTTTCCGCAGACTTGACCTCCGCTGAGTCGCTGGCCGCCGCGCTTGCTCCGGAAAATCCCTCCCACGTGTTCTTTACTGCCTGGTCCCGCCGGGACACCGAGGAAGAGAACATCGCCGTCAACGCGGGCATGGTGCGCGACCTGCTCGGGGCACTGCGGGGCAAAGGGGTGGCACATGTTGCCCTGATGACCGGGCTCAAGCACTACCTGGGCCCGTTTGAGGCCTACGCCGCCGGGGAAATGCCGGACACGCCGTTCCATGAGGAGGAGCCCCGCCTGCCTGTGCGGAACTTCTATTACGCACAGGATGACGAGCTGTGGGCCGCGGCGGGGGAGCAGGGGTTCACCTGGTCCGTACACCGCGCCCACACGGTTATTGGGCACGCCGTTGGCAACGCCATGAACATGGGCCTCACACTCGCGGCGCAGGCCACCCTCTGCCGGGACAGCGGGGAACCGTTTGTCTTTCCCGGATCCAAAACGCAGTGGGACGGCCTCACCGACATGACAGACGCCGGCCTGTTGGCCGAGCACATGCTCTGGGCTTCAACTACCCCTGCAGCCGCCAACGAGCCCTTCAACATCGTCAACGGCGATGTGTTCCGCTGGCGCTGGATGTGGCCGAAGCTTGCCGCGTACTTCGGTGTGGAATGGGAGGGCTACCAGGAGGCGCCGCGTCCCCTTGGGCAGTCCATGGCAGGACGGGAGGACCAGTGGCGGCGGATCGCCGCGGAGAACAACCTCAGCGAACCCGACCTGGGCCGCGTGGCGAGCTGGTGGCACACGGACGGAGACCTGGGGCGCGGCATCGAGGTAGTGACGGACATGGGCAAGAGCCGGGATGCGGGCTTTACGGGGTATCGCCGGACGCTGGATGCCTTTACCTTGCTCTTTGACCGATACCGGGCCGACCGGCTGATTCCGTAA
- the katG gene encoding catalase/peroxidase HPI — MTDPQDHPPVPTPGSAQGLDQKVEGGCPVAHGSATAQGSESENPAIDSPAPKGHRPRTNQDWWPNQLDLSVLHTHGQASNPLGPSFSYREEFQKLDVEALKQDISQVLTTSQDWWPADFGHYGGLMIRLSWHAAGTYRVHDGRGGAGDGSQRFAPLNSWPDNANLDKARRLLWPVKQKYGQKLSWADLLVLAGNVALESMGFKTFGFAFGREDVWEPEQIFWGPEDAWLGDERYTGEGTMADNVGSTEMGLIYVNPEGPMGNPDPVAAAAFIRETFKRMAMNDEETFALIAGGHTFGKTHGAGSADAHVGPEPEGADLEAQGLGWLSTYGSGKGGDTITSGLEVTWTDKPTQWSNRFLEILFEYEWELVKSPGGAHQWVAKDAPEIIPDAHDPNKKHRPTMLTTDLSLRFDPTYEQIGRRFLENPDQFALAFAKAWYKLLHRDMGPVGPHMLGPWVPEAQLWQDPVPAVDHELIDEQDIAGLKAKLLDAGLTIPQLAGTAWASAATYRKTDRRGGANGARIRLEPQRGWEAHEPEQLDTVLPVLERVQEEFNSAQSGGKKVSLADLIVLGGAAAVEKAAADAGFPVTVPFRPGRTDASQEQTDVESFQYLEPRADGFRNYLRPGAKIQPETLLLDKAYMLDLSAPEMTALVGGMRALGTNVGGSGHGVLTDKPQVLTNDFFVNLLSPGTKWKASEAEENVYEITDVATGELKWTATPVDLVFGSNSQLRALSEVYASEDAKEKFVHDFVAAWAKVMELDRFDLN, encoded by the coding sequence ATGACCGATCCCCAAGACCATCCCCCGGTCCCCACTCCCGGGAGCGCACAGGGCCTGGACCAGAAGGTTGAGGGCGGGTGCCCGGTGGCCCATGGCAGTGCCACCGCCCAGGGCAGTGAAAGCGAAAACCCTGCGATCGATTCGCCGGCCCCCAAGGGACACCGGCCGCGAACCAACCAGGACTGGTGGCCCAACCAGCTGGACCTCTCCGTGCTGCACACGCACGGCCAGGCGAGCAACCCGCTTGGCCCGTCCTTCAGCTACCGCGAGGAATTCCAGAAGCTCGACGTCGAAGCCCTCAAGCAGGACATCAGCCAGGTCCTGACCACTTCCCAGGACTGGTGGCCGGCGGACTTCGGCCACTACGGCGGACTGATGATCCGCCTGAGCTGGCACGCTGCCGGCACTTACCGCGTCCACGACGGCCGCGGCGGCGCGGGCGACGGCAGCCAGCGGTTCGCCCCGCTGAACAGCTGGCCGGACAACGCCAACCTGGACAAGGCCCGCCGCCTGCTGTGGCCCGTGAAGCAGAAGTATGGCCAGAAGCTGTCCTGGGCGGACCTCCTGGTCCTCGCCGGCAACGTGGCCCTTGAGTCCATGGGCTTCAAGACCTTCGGCTTCGCCTTTGGCCGCGAGGACGTCTGGGAGCCCGAACAGATCTTCTGGGGTCCCGAGGACGCCTGGCTCGGAGATGAGCGGTACACCGGTGAGGGAACCATGGCGGACAACGTCGGTTCCACCGAAATGGGCCTCATCTACGTCAACCCCGAAGGCCCCATGGGCAACCCGGATCCCGTGGCTGCTGCCGCGTTTATCCGTGAGACCTTCAAGCGCATGGCGATGAACGACGAAGAGACCTTCGCACTGATCGCCGGCGGCCACACATTCGGCAAGACCCACGGTGCCGGCTCCGCAGACGCACACGTTGGCCCGGAACCGGAGGGTGCAGACCTTGAAGCGCAGGGCCTTGGCTGGCTCAGCACCTACGGCAGCGGCAAGGGCGGCGACACCATCACCTCCGGCCTGGAAGTCACGTGGACGGACAAGCCTACGCAGTGGAGCAACCGCTTCCTGGAGATCCTCTTCGAGTACGAGTGGGAACTCGTCAAGAGCCCCGGGGGCGCCCACCAGTGGGTCGCCAAGGACGCTCCAGAGATCATCCCGGACGCGCACGACCCCAACAAGAAGCACCGGCCCACCATGCTGACCACGGACCTGTCGCTGCGCTTCGACCCCACCTACGAGCAGATCGGCCGGCGTTTCCTGGAGAACCCGGACCAGTTCGCCTTGGCCTTCGCCAAGGCCTGGTACAAGCTGCTGCACCGCGACATGGGACCGGTGGGCCCGCACATGCTGGGCCCGTGGGTTCCGGAGGCTCAGCTGTGGCAGGATCCTGTTCCCGCCGTCGACCATGAACTGATCGATGAGCAGGACATCGCCGGGCTCAAGGCCAAACTCCTTGACGCCGGACTGACCATCCCGCAACTGGCGGGCACGGCCTGGGCGTCGGCTGCAACGTACCGCAAGACGGACCGGCGCGGTGGGGCCAACGGCGCCCGGATCCGGCTGGAGCCGCAGCGCGGCTGGGAAGCCCACGAACCGGAGCAGCTCGATACCGTGCTTCCCGTCCTTGAGCGCGTGCAGGAGGAGTTCAACTCGGCACAGTCCGGCGGCAAGAAGGTCTCGCTCGCGGACCTGATCGTCCTGGGCGGCGCCGCCGCGGTGGAGAAGGCAGCAGCCGACGCCGGGTTCCCCGTCACAGTGCCCTTCCGTCCGGGCCGGACGGACGCCTCACAGGAACAGACCGACGTCGAATCCTTCCAGTACCTGGAGCCGCGGGCCGACGGCTTCCGCAACTACCTGCGCCCCGGTGCGAAGATCCAGCCCGAGACCCTCCTGCTGGACAAGGCGTACATGCTGGACCTCTCCGCGCCGGAGATGACGGCGCTCGTGGGCGGCATGCGGGCCCTGGGCACCAACGTGGGTGGTTCCGGCCACGGTGTGCTGACGGACAAGCCGCAGGTCCTGACGAACGACTTCTTCGTCAACCTGCTCTCGCCGGGCACCAAATGGAAGGCCTCCGAGGCCGAGGAAAACGTCTACGAAATCACCGACGTTGCCACCGGCGAGCTGAAGTGGACGGCCACCCCGGTGGATCTGGTCTTCGGCTCCAACTCGCAGCTGCGGGCGCTGTCCGAGGTCTACGCGAGCGAGGACGCCAAGGAGAAGTTCGTGCACGACTTCGTAGCCGCCTGGGCGAAGGTCATGGAACTGGACCGCTTCGACCTGAACTGA
- a CDS encoding GAF domain-containing sensor histidine kinase encodes MAGTHSTATAPSDPLGRDELLQEYGFAFPAGNGASATEAELSTEPLENLVELAAKLCGVPFGVINVLTSDEQRQVAAVGIDAGVCSREDSMCSKVFHSGEMTVVRDASLDPRFATNPFVTGEIAAVRFYASVPLEMSSGFVLGSLCVFSDSPAAPDAGQLDMLEILSRQAVQLLELQRRTLQLNRALNEVRESNAKLAEFAGRVSHDLRGPLTTTLGYVEMAEDEVEGDHPAAEYLQIISASGHRMLAMLEDVLSYSRIGGILQRQHVSLQDVAAEVARDLGLSFGTDAVLDSEELKLQVDPGQLRTLLQNLVANAVNYRSPERELKVRISGISNYHGVTVLVADNGKGIASSDRQRVLEPLVRLHRDGDGQGSGLGLSICRRIVEAHGGELSLKETPGGGTTAVISFPTDQ; translated from the coding sequence ATGGCTGGTACTCACTCGACGGCCACAGCGCCCAGCGATCCGCTGGGCAGGGACGAATTGCTGCAGGAGTACGGGTTCGCCTTCCCCGCCGGGAACGGCGCTTCGGCCACCGAGGCCGAGCTGTCCACCGAGCCGCTCGAGAACCTGGTGGAGCTGGCCGCCAAACTCTGTGGAGTCCCGTTCGGGGTCATCAACGTCCTCACCTCCGATGAGCAACGCCAGGTGGCTGCCGTTGGGATTGACGCCGGCGTCTGTTCCCGCGAGGACTCCATGTGCTCGAAAGTCTTCCACTCCGGGGAAATGACCGTTGTCCGGGACGCCTCGCTGGATCCGCGTTTTGCGACCAACCCGTTCGTGACAGGGGAGATCGCCGCCGTCCGGTTCTACGCCTCCGTGCCCCTGGAAATGTCGTCAGGGTTCGTGCTGGGGTCACTGTGCGTCTTCTCGGATTCACCGGCGGCTCCGGATGCCGGCCAGCTGGACATGCTGGAAATCCTGTCCCGCCAGGCAGTGCAGCTGCTCGAACTGCAGCGGCGCACGCTGCAGCTGAACCGCGCCCTCAACGAGGTGCGGGAAAGCAATGCCAAGCTGGCGGAGTTTGCCGGGCGCGTCAGCCACGACCTGCGCGGGCCGCTCACCACCACGCTGGGCTACGTGGAGATGGCGGAAGACGAAGTGGAGGGCGACCACCCGGCGGCCGAGTACCTGCAGATCATCAGCGCCAGCGGCCACCGGATGCTGGCCATGCTCGAGGACGTCCTGAGCTACTCCCGGATCGGCGGAATCCTGCAGCGCCAGCACGTTTCCCTCCAGGACGTGGCGGCCGAAGTGGCCCGGGATCTGGGGCTGTCCTTCGGTACTGACGCCGTCCTGGACAGCGAGGAACTAAAGCTCCAGGTGGACCCCGGCCAGCTCCGGACCCTGCTGCAGAACCTGGTGGCCAATGCCGTGAACTACCGGAGCCCCGAGAGGGAACTCAAGGTCCGGATCAGCGGCATTTCCAACTACCACGGGGTCACCGTACTGGTCGCGGACAACGGCAAGGGAATTGCCTCGTCGGACCGGCAACGCGTGCTCGAACCCTTGGTCCGGCTGCACCGTGACGGCGACGGGCAGGGCTCGGGCCTGGGGCTGTCCATCTGCCGGCGCATTGTCGAAGCACATGGCGGGGAACTGAGCCTGAAAGAGACTCCAGGCGGCGGAACCACGGCAGTCATCAGCTTCCCGACCGATCAGTAG
- a CDS encoding GNAT family N-acetyltransferase has product MAQLIVPDPSLHSSWLEGTAEFQGAHLDGAGAEGWSLDDLRDPAVFGRFVDILIKDALPETVRKPGYVPCTYLWIADGGTFLGSLAIRHGLNDYLLNEGGHIGYSVRPSARRRGHAAKALADALPLAQVLGIARVLLTCDEDNAGSRATIEKNCGRYEDTRNGKRRYWIDTE; this is encoded by the coding sequence ATGGCCCAACTCATCGTCCCGGACCCATCCCTCCACTCTTCCTGGCTGGAGGGAACTGCGGAGTTCCAAGGTGCCCACCTGGACGGTGCAGGCGCGGAGGGCTGGTCGCTGGACGATCTCCGGGACCCCGCCGTCTTTGGCCGCTTCGTCGATATCCTCATCAAAGACGCGCTGCCGGAGACGGTGCGAAAGCCTGGCTACGTGCCCTGCACCTACCTGTGGATTGCCGACGGCGGCACGTTCCTTGGGTCCCTGGCCATCAGGCACGGGTTGAACGACTACCTCCTCAACGAAGGTGGGCATATCGGCTACAGCGTCCGGCCCTCCGCCAGGCGCCGCGGCCATGCCGCGAAAGCACTTGCCGATGCGCTGCCCCTGGCACAGGTGCTCGGAATCGCGCGGGTTCTCCTGACGTGCGACGAGGACAACGCCGGCTCGCGTGCAACCATCGAAAAGAACTGCGGCCGGTACGAGGACACGCGCAACGGCAAGCGCCGCTACTGGATCGACACCGAGTAG
- a CDS encoding antibiotic biosynthesis monooxygenase — protein MITEHALLPVIPGREEDFEAAFAQARHIIASMRGFLAMSLSRSIESPHMYLLLVEWESLEDHTEGFRGSLGYQQWRSLLHRFYEPFPVVEHFETVSATP, from the coding sequence GTGATCACAGAACACGCGCTGCTTCCGGTCATTCCCGGCCGGGAAGAGGACTTCGAGGCAGCTTTCGCCCAGGCCCGGCACATCATCGCTTCAATGCGTGGCTTCCTCGCCATGTCCCTGTCGCGCTCGATCGAATCTCCCCACATGTACCTGCTGCTCGTTGAATGGGAGTCGCTGGAGGACCATACAGAGGGCTTCAGGGGATCCCTTGGGTACCAGCAGTGGCGTTCTTTGCTGCACCGCTTTTATGAGCCGTTTCCGGTGGTGGAGCACTTCGAAACCGTTAGCGCCACGCCGTAA
- a CDS encoding AMP-binding protein, with translation MSRPVPAVDALLATYGAADACAAGLLCDSHDPNAVAFTVVAADLSAEDITYGELRERSERGAAALAELGIGPGDAVATLMGKSADLVVMLLAIWRRGAVHVPLFTAFAWPAIELRLTASGAKAVITDPDQRVKIQQTSAAVLVAGAEASQPDLALTPLLARQQPGIASEVVGGDGALVLIFTSGTTGAPKGVPVPLRALAAFRQYIELGLDVSEEDVFWNAADPGWAYGLYYGILGPMAAGRRNLLLRPGFSPELSFKVLEAFAVTNFAAAPTVYRTMRAKADAGTGPFRLRRASSAGEPLTPEVISWAREVLGVPVRDHYGQTEHGMMIINAWHDDVRTELRPGSMGRPLPGWSCAVLKDNADGPAAPGELGRVAVNVAESPMMWFTGYQDAPEKTAERFSADGKWYLTGDAGMVDQDGYYFFSSRDDDVIIMAGYRIGPFDVESVLATHPAVLESAVVGAPDELRGEVLEAYVVLADGTAANDDLVVELQTMVKTQFAAHAYPRRIHFVADLPKTPSGKLQRYILRQQRAAASGS, from the coding sequence ATGTCCCGTCCGGTTCCCGCGGTTGATGCCCTTCTTGCCACCTACGGTGCGGCCGATGCCTGCGCGGCCGGTCTCCTGTGCGACAGCCATGATCCCAACGCTGTTGCCTTCACAGTGGTGGCAGCCGACCTCTCCGCGGAGGACATCACCTATGGCGAGCTCCGGGAACGCTCGGAGCGGGGAGCCGCCGCCCTCGCGGAGCTCGGCATTGGTCCTGGAGATGCCGTGGCCACCCTGATGGGCAAGTCGGCAGACCTGGTGGTCATGCTCCTGGCCATCTGGCGGCGCGGAGCGGTCCATGTGCCACTGTTCACGGCCTTCGCATGGCCGGCTATCGAATTACGGCTGACTGCCTCCGGGGCAAAGGCCGTCATCACGGATCCCGACCAGCGGGTGAAGATCCAGCAGACCTCTGCCGCCGTGCTCGTCGCCGGCGCGGAAGCTTCCCAGCCGGACCTGGCGCTCACGCCCCTCCTGGCCAGGCAGCAGCCGGGGATCGCTTCAGAGGTCGTAGGCGGTGACGGTGCCCTGGTGCTGATCTTCACGTCCGGAACCACGGGCGCGCCCAAAGGCGTACCGGTGCCCCTCCGGGCATTGGCCGCGTTCCGCCAGTACATCGAACTTGGCCTGGACGTCAGTGAAGAGGACGTCTTCTGGAACGCCGCGGACCCCGGCTGGGCCTACGGACTGTACTACGGGATCCTCGGCCCCATGGCGGCGGGACGGCGGAACCTGCTGCTGCGCCCCGGGTTCTCCCCGGAACTCAGCTTCAAGGTGTTGGAGGCATTTGCCGTTACCAACTTCGCGGCAGCTCCCACGGTCTACCGCACCATGCGCGCCAAGGCCGACGCCGGCACTGGACCCTTTCGACTTCGGCGCGCCTCCTCCGCCGGCGAACCGCTGACCCCGGAGGTGATCAGCTGGGCCCGGGAGGTGCTGGGCGTCCCGGTGCGGGACCACTACGGACAGACCGAACACGGGATGATGATCATCAACGCCTGGCATGACGACGTGAGGACGGAGCTCAGGCCTGGTTCCATGGGCCGCCCCCTGCCGGGCTGGAGCTGCGCGGTCCTCAAGGACAACGCTGACGGGCCGGCCGCCCCCGGCGAACTGGGCCGCGTCGCCGTCAACGTGGCGGAAAGTCCCATGATGTGGTTCACCGGGTACCAGGATGCGCCGGAGAAGACCGCGGAAAGGTTCAGCGCGGACGGCAAGTGGTACCTGACCGGTGACGCGGGCATGGTGGACCAGGACGGTTACTACTTCTTCTCCTCCCGGGATGACGACGTGATCATCATGGCCGGCTACCGGATTGGCCCGTTCGACGTGGAAAGCGTCCTGGCCACGCATCCGGCGGTGCTGGAAAGTGCCGTGGTGGGCGCTCCCGACGAACTGCGCGGTGAAGTCCTCGAGGCCTACGTGGTCCTGGCGGACGGCACCGCCGCCAATGATGACCTGGTGGTTGAACTCCAGACCATGGTCAAGACGCAGTTCGCCGCCCACGCCTACCCGCGCCGCATCCACTTCGTCGCGGACCTGCCCAAGACGCCGTCGGGAAAGCTGCAGCGCTACATCCTGAGGCAGCAGCGGGCAGCCGCATCCGGCAGCTAG
- a CDS encoding response regulator transcription factor — translation MSGVRVLLVDDHPVVRAGLRAMLTGSEGIAIAAEASDGKAALRELARLTALDEAPDVVLMDLQMGEGMDGVTATAEIRKLDAPPPVLILTTYDTDADILAAVEAGASGYMLKDAPPEQLRQAVLQAAAGGTVLAPRAAALLMDRISNPGTSLTPREVQLLELLATGLSNRAIARQVFISEATVKTHLVHIYGKLGVDNRTAAIAAATQRRIIRPPGAKG, via the coding sequence GTGAGTGGGGTCCGCGTCCTGTTGGTTGACGACCATCCGGTGGTCCGCGCCGGGCTGCGTGCCATGCTCACCGGGTCCGAGGGCATCGCCATTGCCGCCGAGGCTTCTGACGGCAAGGCGGCGCTGAGGGAACTGGCGCGGCTCACTGCCTTGGACGAGGCACCCGATGTGGTCCTGATGGATCTGCAGATGGGGGAGGGAATGGACGGCGTTACGGCGACCGCCGAGATCCGGAAACTCGACGCACCGCCGCCGGTACTCATCCTCACCACCTACGACACGGATGCGGATATCCTCGCCGCGGTGGAGGCGGGGGCCAGCGGCTACATGCTGAAGGACGCTCCGCCGGAGCAGCTGCGGCAGGCGGTGCTGCAGGCGGCCGCGGGCGGCACGGTCCTGGCGCCCCGGGCCGCGGCACTGCTGATGGACCGGATCAGCAACCCGGGCACCTCGCTGACCCCGCGCGAAGTGCAGTTGCTGGAACTGCTGGCCACGGGCTTGTCCAACCGCGCCATCGCCAGGCAGGTGTTCATTTCGGAAGCGACCGTGAAGACGCACCTGGTGCACATCTACGGCAAGCTCGGCGTGGATAACCGCACGGCCGCGATCGCTGCCGCCACACAGCGGCGGATCATCCGGCCGCCCGGCGCCAAGGGCTGA